In the Mercenaria mercenaria strain notata unplaced genomic scaffold, MADL_Memer_1 contig_3268, whole genome shotgun sequence genome, one interval contains:
- the LOC128552891 gene encoding uncharacterized protein CXorf38-like codes for MNNVKEKLKKNEYRNWVKGTLGLERTNRALFEYVKAKFEVFTHRRAGPHAYFTEDVYSHIHLGTSCIRSNLKRKIKYDKTNDTWKWTNPCGKCKEAFKSILSMYTNASKKKMHLENCENTTKVTLEWAIARFFMPERNDTNKGPDDTDPAAMINLLLNCHLFTNQIRRNFLIELREARNKLFHSSDNLVNDNVLKVYFFNMKGLLTDASHDTEVDNSIREVIAKDIQTIEQLEEAEISMTLFDDALKIQRKAIYEEYETCLQENNIEQLKVLLKLAENIAADLQFMNDHSEELKNVKVYMTKIEHLQTKEEELNAESMIIIVIVTIGFALLLRMCLYFG; via the exons ATGAATAATGTGaaagaaaaattgaagaaaaatgaaTACAGAAACTGGGTGAAAGGTACTTTAGGCCTTGAAAGAACTAATCGGGCTCTGTTTGAATATGTAAAGGCGAAATTCGAAGTTTTTACACACAGGAGAGCTGGTCCTCATGCGTATTTTACAGAAGACGTATACAGTCATATACATCTTGGTACAAGCTGCATCCGTTCGAATCTAAAACGGAAAATAAAGTACGATAAAACCAATGATACATGGAAATGGACGAATCCCTGTGGAAAATGTAAAGAAGCGTTCAAGTCGATACTGTCTATGTATACGAATGCAAGTAAAaag aagATGCATCTAGAAAACTGCGAAAATACCACTAAAGTAACACTGGAGTGGGCCATCGCAAGGTTTTTCATGCCTGAAAGAAATGACACTAACAAGGGACCAGATGATACAGACCCAGCTGCAATGATAAACCTTTTACTGAACTGCCATTTGTTTACAAACCAGATCAGACGGAATTTCCTGATCGAG CTCAGAGAAGCCAGGAATAAGCTTTTTCATTCCTCAGACAACCTGGTAAATGACAACGTATTgaaggtttatttttttaatatgaaagGACTTCTCACTGATGCTTCTCATGATACCGAGGTCGACAATAGTATAAGGGAAGTAATAGCAAAAGACATACAGACAATCGAACAG cTGGAGGAAGCAGAAATATCAATGACTTTATTTGACGATGCCTTAAAAATCCAACGGAAAGCAATTTACGAAGAATACGAAACATGCTTGCAGGAAAACAACATTGAACAGCTTAAAGTTCTTCTGAAGCTTGCAGAAAATATCGCGGCAGATCTTCAGTTTATGAACGATCATTCCGAAGAACTAAAGAATGTAAAAGTCTACATGACAAAAATTGAACATTTGCAAACAAAGGAAGAAGAATTAAATGCAGAGAGCATGATTATTATTGTTATCGTTACAATTGGATTTGCCTTATTGTTAAGGATGTGTTTATATTTTGGATGA